The Sphingobium sp. BYY-5 genome includes a window with the following:
- a CDS encoding class II aldolase/adducin family protein, producing MPTRSISSPSYASARFPVPRIHGVPRDGDGPLAAVPKSHLSIIDERLHRKQQLAASLRLLARHGVEPGLAGHLSARDPENPDHFWVNPVGVPFSHICVSDLLRIDGNGRVVEGDGPVNVSGIAYHHGVQRARPEVVGIVHAHSFHAKTWSAFGRPVEPIVADLAVFHDDQVLFTPDRPPQKSEAEAREEVAGQFVHALGDRNILLWRNHGHWTVGNSVESAAWRFIAYESAARVQLAALAAGTPIIDPPARPPSAEQREAWAWLSFLPYWDEVIRDEPDLFD from the coding sequence ATGCCAACCCGATCGATTTCTTCCCCAAGCTATGCGTCCGCTCGCTTCCCTGTCCCGCGCATCCATGGGGTTCCGCGCGATGGGGACGGCCCGCTTGCGGCCGTCCCCAAGTCGCATCTCTCCATCATCGATGAACGCCTGCACCGCAAGCAACAGCTAGCCGCCTCGCTCCGGCTGCTCGCACGCCATGGCGTGGAACCGGGGCTGGCGGGGCATCTGAGCGCGCGCGACCCGGAGAATCCGGACCATTTCTGGGTAAATCCGGTCGGGGTTCCCTTCTCGCATATCTGCGTCTCCGATCTGCTGCGCATCGACGGCAACGGCCGGGTGGTCGAGGGCGACGGACCGGTCAATGTGTCGGGCATCGCCTATCATCACGGTGTCCAGCGCGCACGGCCCGAGGTGGTGGGGATCGTCCACGCGCATAGTTTCCACGCCAAGACCTGGTCCGCCTTTGGCAGGCCGGTCGAACCGATTGTCGCCGACCTGGCTGTCTTTCATGACGATCAGGTGCTTTTCACGCCCGATCGCCCTCCGCAAAAATCCGAAGCGGAAGCGCGGGAGGAGGTGGCGGGCCAGTTCGTCCACGCCCTGGGCGATCGCAACATCCTCCTCTGGCGCAATCATGGGCATTGGACGGTGGGCAACAGCGTCGAAAGTGCCGCCTGGCGGTTCATCGCCTATGAAAGCGCCGCGCGGGTGCAACTCGCGGCGCTCGCAGCGGGAACGCCGATCATCGATCCACCAGCACGGCCGCCGTCAGCGGAGCAGCGGGAGGCATGGGCCTGGCTCAGCTTCCTGCCCTATTGGGATGAAGTGATCCGGGACGAGCCAGACCTGTTCGATTGA
- a CDS encoding Na+/H+ antiporter codes for METVSIVLFLLLAVVVSGALSRMLPISIPTPLVQILLGGVVGLSTSYRVELDPELFLFLFLPPLLFLDGWRIPKDELFKDVSTVAELALGLVLMTVIGMGLFIHWMIPAMPLAVAFALAAVVSPTDPIAVSAIAARVPIPKRMMHILEGESLLNDASGLVCLRFAVAAALTGTFSASVAVLNFLWVAGAGLAIGVAVTLAATRAKAWVTKYWGEDTGSQILVSLLIPFGSYLLAEHIHASGILAAVSAGVTMTFAEISRQAMAETRMRRNSVWDMVQFTLNGIIFVLLGEQLPAILAGAKQTVALTGHSAPWWLGVYIVAIVAGLATLRFLWVWGSLKLTILRKRDTVDVIKSPEWRLIAAMSFAGVRGAITLAGVLTLPLVLDNGAPFPARDLAIFLAAGVIIVSLIIASIALPLLLKGLTMPPEPSRQAEEDQARVITAEAAIQAIERHQHALAESHGDAARYTRAGGQIMDIYRERIEGLEKDQAEAVRAQGRLVSEFHLVGIKAERSALMQLARARRIGSETARKLTRDLDLSEARHRH; via the coding sequence TTGGAGACAGTCTCGATCGTGCTTTTCTTGCTGCTGGCGGTCGTCGTCAGCGGTGCGCTATCCCGGATGCTGCCGATATCCATCCCGACGCCGCTGGTGCAGATCCTGCTGGGCGGCGTTGTCGGTCTGTCGACATCCTACCGGGTGGAGCTTGATCCCGAACTCTTTCTTTTCCTCTTCCTGCCGCCGCTGCTCTTCCTCGACGGCTGGCGCATTCCCAAGGACGAACTGTTCAAGGACGTGTCGACCGTGGCCGAGCTGGCGCTGGGCCTTGTCCTGATGACCGTCATCGGCATGGGCCTTTTCATCCACTGGATGATCCCGGCCATGCCGCTTGCGGTCGCCTTCGCGCTCGCGGCCGTAGTGTCCCCCACTGATCCGATCGCGGTGTCCGCCATCGCCGCGCGCGTGCCGATCCCCAAGCGCATGATGCATATCCTGGAGGGGGAATCGCTGCTCAACGACGCATCGGGCCTAGTCTGCCTGCGGTTCGCTGTTGCCGCGGCGCTGACCGGAACCTTTTCCGCGAGCGTGGCGGTCCTGAACTTCCTCTGGGTGGCCGGCGCGGGATTGGCGATCGGCGTCGCCGTGACGCTGGCAGCCACCAGGGCGAAAGCGTGGGTCACGAAATATTGGGGAGAAGACACCGGATCGCAGATATTGGTCAGCCTGCTGATCCCCTTCGGTTCCTATCTGCTGGCCGAGCATATCCACGCATCGGGCATATTGGCGGCCGTGAGTGCGGGCGTGACGATGACCTTCGCGGAAATTTCGCGGCAGGCGATGGCGGAAACGCGGATGCGCCGCAATTCGGTGTGGGACATGGTCCAGTTCACCCTCAACGGCATCATCTTCGTGCTGCTGGGCGAGCAATTGCCGGCGATCCTGGCCGGGGCCAAGCAAACCGTCGCCTTGACCGGGCACAGTGCGCCCTGGTGGCTGGGCGTCTATATCGTCGCGATCGTCGCCGGACTGGCCACGCTGCGCTTCCTCTGGGTTTGGGGATCGCTCAAGCTTACCATCCTGCGCAAGCGCGACACGGTAGATGTCATCAAAAGTCCTGAATGGCGCTTGATTGCGGCCATGTCCTTTGCCGGGGTGCGGGGCGCGATCACCCTCGCAGGCGTACTGACCCTGCCGCTGGTTCTGGACAATGGCGCGCCTTTCCCGGCGCGTGACCTTGCCATCTTCCTGGCTGCGGGCGTCATCATCGTCTCGCTGATTATCGCCAGTATTGCGTTGCCGCTGCTGCTCAAGGGACTGACCATGCCGCCCGAACCTTCCCGGCAGGCGGAGGAGGATCAGGCGCGCGTCATCACGGCCGAGGCCGCGATCCAGGCCATAGAACGCCATCAGCACGCCCTGGCCGAAAGCCACGGCGATGCTGCTCGCTATACCCGTGCGGGCGGCCAGATCATGGATATCTATCGCGAACGGATCGAGGGACTGGAGAAGGACCAGGCCGAGGCGGTTCGTGCGCAGGGCCGCTTGGTCAGCGAGTTTCACCTGGTCGGGATCAAGGCGGAACGATCCGCCTTGATGCAACTGGCGCGCGCACGGCGGATCGGCAGTGAAACGGCGCGCAAACTGACGCGCGACCTGGACCTTTCGGAAGCGCGTCATCGACATTGA
- a CDS encoding LLM class flavin-dependent oxidoreductase produces the protein MTHPSGTLKLGAFLSGHGSHNASWRLPEVDANASRSFAPYARVAQKLEEGLFDALFLNDSVAVPDLDADSLARTSQGMRWDPLTLLPALAVVTRQIGLISTANTTYNEPYTLARRLASLDHLSEGRAGWNLVTSLGGGENFNREDHVLHAQRYERAEEFFDVISGLWDSWEDDAFIQDKNSGIWSDPDKLHLLNHKGRHFAVQGPLNAARPVQGYPVIAQAGSSNDGRELAARTAELIFTAAQTIDEALGFNVDITARLAKYGRKRADIRILPGVSVYVGKDADDARARYEALQDLLDPVSALKGISRFVNLGVDLWKLPLDEPVLLPAAIPVTNTHKSRQQLVIDLIHREKPTVRQLLRKMVAGGHRILFGSAQDIADDFEHWFRAGAADGFNIMFPDLHGSVDRFVDQVVPELQRRGLFRTSYEGRTLRENLGLPRPTNRFVGKKREATG, from the coding sequence ATGACCCATCCCTCCGGCACGCTCAAACTCGGCGCCTTCCTGTCGGGACATGGTTCGCACAATGCGAGCTGGCGGCTGCCGGAGGTGGATGCGAACGCCTCCCGCAGCTTCGCGCCCTATGCGCGGGTCGCGCAAAAGCTGGAGGAAGGGCTGTTCGACGCCCTCTTCCTCAACGACAGCGTTGCCGTGCCCGATCTGGACGCGGACTCGCTCGCCCGCACATCGCAGGGGATGCGGTGGGACCCGCTCACGCTGCTGCCCGCACTGGCGGTGGTGACGCGCCAGATCGGGCTCATCAGCACGGCCAACACCACCTATAATGAACCCTATACGCTGGCGCGCCGCCTCGCCTCGCTGGATCATTTGAGCGAGGGGCGGGCTGGCTGGAACCTCGTCACGTCGCTTGGCGGGGGCGAGAATTTCAATCGCGAGGATCATGTGCTGCACGCCCAGCGCTATGAACGGGCCGAGGAATTTTTCGACGTCATCTCCGGCCTCTGGGACAGTTGGGAAGACGATGCCTTCATACAAGACAAGAATAGCGGTATCTGGTCAGATCCCGACAAGTTGCACCTTCTGAACCACAAGGGCCGGCATTTCGCCGTGCAAGGACCGCTCAACGCGGCCCGCCCCGTTCAGGGCTATCCCGTCATCGCGCAGGCCGGTTCCTCAAACGACGGGCGCGAACTGGCGGCACGCACGGCGGAACTGATCTTCACCGCAGCGCAGACGATCGATGAAGCGCTGGGTTTCAACGTCGATATCACCGCCCGTCTCGCCAAATATGGTCGCAAGCGCGCCGACATACGCATCCTGCCGGGCGTATCCGTCTATGTCGGCAAGGACGCGGATGACGCCCGCGCCCGCTATGAAGCGCTCCAGGATCTCCTTGATCCGGTCTCGGCGCTCAAGGGGATATCCCGCTTCGTCAATCTCGGGGTGGACCTCTGGAAGTTGCCGCTGGACGAACCGGTGCTGCTGCCGGCCGCCATTCCCGTCACCAATACGCACAAGAGCCGACAGCAGCTGGTGATCGACCTCATCCACCGGGAAAAGCCGACCGTCCGCCAGTTGCTACGCAAGATGGTTGCCGGGGGTCATCGCATCCTGTTCGGCAGCGCACAGGATATCGCCGACGATTTCGAACATTGGTTCCGCGCCGGCGCGGCGGACGGTTTCAATATCATGTTCCCCGACCTGCATGGTTCGGTTGATCGGTTCGTCGATCAGGTCGTGCCGGAACTGCAACGACGCGGCCTGTTCCGAACCTCCTATGAGGGACGGACGCTCCGTGAAAATCTGGGCCTGCCGCGTCCGACGAACCGTTTTGTCGGGAAGAAGCGTGAGGCGACAGGGTAA
- a CDS encoding ABC transporter substrate-binding protein, translating into MRSTPFLSRRGLLAGAGALTALALAGCRAAPGAGALSDVTLNIWRYKTTAGNFMEEAGQADTPYKVRYIDLPGGPLVLNAYAAGELDYAYMSEIPPAFAVQSGISLKLIATHQGDVNNSGVLVVKGSSARRFDDLRGRTIAYTPNTNNHYYLLKLLEAHGMTLNDVKAIGLPINDANAAFTRGHVEAMVSSGISALLTESLLGGRWLVRSVKGLYSGNFCISAHPAALADPLKRIAIQDYLRREQATWQWIYRNPDRWADRSGQLSNQPAALFLRLAREASRPGLIVPPDRTAMTNLQQVADDLFKFRLVKGRYDLSRLWDKGLI; encoded by the coding sequence ATGCGCTCCACCCCATTCCTTTCGCGACGCGGACTGCTGGCCGGCGCGGGCGCCCTGACCGCTCTGGCGCTTGCGGGTTGCCGCGCCGCGCCAGGCGCCGGCGCACTCTCTGACGTCACGCTGAACATATGGCGCTACAAGACGACGGCGGGCAATTTCATGGAGGAGGCCGGTCAGGCGGATACGCCCTACAAGGTCCGCTATATCGACTTGCCCGGCGGGCCGCTCGTGCTCAACGCCTATGCCGCCGGCGAACTCGATTATGCCTATATGAGCGAGATTCCGCCGGCCTTCGCCGTCCAGTCCGGAATATCGCTGAAACTGATCGCAACCCATCAAGGCGACGTCAATAATAGCGGTGTGCTGGTGGTGAAGGGGTCGTCCGCCCGTCGGTTCGATGATCTGCGGGGCCGGACGATCGCCTATACGCCCAACACCAATAATCATTATTATCTGCTCAAACTGCTCGAAGCACATGGCATGACGTTGAACGACGTCAAGGCAATCGGCCTGCCCATCAACGACGCCAATGCCGCCTTCACCCGCGGGCATGTGGAAGCCATGGTTTCCAGCGGCATATCCGCCCTACTGACCGAAAGCCTGCTCGGCGGGCGATGGCTGGTCCGATCGGTCAAGGGACTTTATTCGGGCAATTTCTGCATATCCGCTCATCCCGCAGCGCTCGCCGATCCGCTCAAGCGCATAGCGATCCAGGACTATCTGCGCCGCGAACAGGCGACCTGGCAATGGATATACCGCAATCCTGATCGCTGGGCCGACCGGTCCGGACAGCTCAGCAATCAACCCGCCGCGCTGTTCCTGCGACTGGCGCGGGAGGCGAGCCGTCCCGGACTGATCGTGCCGCCGGATCGGACGGCAATGACCAACCTGCAACAGGTCGCTGACGATCTGTTCAAATTTCGGCTGGTGAAGGGTCGCTACGACCTGTCGCGCCTGTGGGACAAAGGGCTGATCTGA
- a CDS encoding TonB-dependent receptor, whose amino-acid sequence MHNNKVIRRTSSISLSGTFRWSLLSSAMLAAVSIGHAAQAQNSPAPAEADAESTIVVIGNRSRATTVFESPAPIDVIDESQLATLGANSSLRDALGVLLPSFNSLTVSSSSWNSVARPAGLRGLGGSHVLVLVNGKRRHNSSLLNLSTGSVDQGSNSVDIDLIPAAAIKRIEVLRDGAAAQYGSDAIAGVINIVLKDAAQGGTLSLNAGQRYSYRGVSDGRNVEAGGNIGFRLGEGGFINIAANAKDNNHARRAIPATGAFYYPLANGQPDPRENRDKTVFTGGLPDLRALTLLYNAEVPLSAGATFYSSSTWSTREATIGQNFRRPNSTNAVLSIFPDGYAPNYTLDEKDFQVLAGIKGESGGWTWDLSSTYGENRTRNGSTDSLNASLGDASPTEFWTFTAKFAQWTNNVDISKGIDIGLAEPLKISFGAEHRYERFQTIAGDPESYANGFYRYPAGTPLAGRYATIGAQGAIVLTPEDAAKLSRNSYAAYIDIGLNPIPRWFVALAGRAEHYDDSAGDTVNGKFTTRFDFTDNFAFRGTVSNGFRAPALAQSAFAQTSNQYTTVNGVQTFITAKSVRPGTAIGDALGAKALTPEKSFNLSAGFTYKLGTRLNLSIDAYQIKLDDRIAQTGYLTGAGVSAILVANGFDPNYSVRYFANAIDTRTRGVEAVLNYLQPLGTDKSLRLTAGYNYNKTKITRVADNPQALAALNLTLFDRQAQGYIDRNLPRTKLILGQDLTLGNLKLNLRETRYGKVAFLGTTAATDQFYGAKWIADIDLSFQATKNINVAIGANNFFDTYPDKNTLPDTNGFPPYPAQSPFGFYGGYYYGRLSFSF is encoded by the coding sequence GTGCATAACAACAAGGTCATCCGTCGCACATCCAGCATTTCGCTATCCGGGACATTCCGCTGGAGCCTTCTGTCATCGGCCATGCTTGCGGCGGTCAGCATCGGCCATGCAGCGCAGGCCCAGAACAGCCCCGCCCCGGCCGAAGCCGATGCGGAGTCGACCATCGTGGTCATCGGCAATCGCAGCCGCGCCACCACCGTCTTCGAAAGCCCCGCGCCGATCGACGTCATCGATGAAAGCCAGCTTGCCACGCTGGGCGCGAACAGTTCGCTGCGCGACGCGCTGGGCGTGCTGCTGCCCAGCTTCAATTCGCTGACGGTGAGCAGTTCGTCCTGGAACAGTGTCGCGCGCCCGGCGGGCCTGCGCGGCCTTGGCGGATCGCATGTGCTGGTGCTGGTGAATGGCAAACGGCGTCACAATAGTTCGCTGCTCAACCTGTCCACCGGCAGCGTCGATCAGGGTTCCAACTCGGTCGACATCGACCTGATACCCGCTGCGGCGATCAAGCGGATCGAAGTGCTGCGCGACGGCGCCGCCGCCCAATATGGGTCCGACGCGATCGCGGGCGTCATCAACATCGTGCTGAAGGATGCTGCGCAGGGCGGCACGCTCAGCCTCAACGCCGGCCAGCGTTACAGCTATCGCGGCGTATCGGACGGCCGCAATGTCGAAGCCGGGGGCAATATCGGTTTCAGGCTGGGCGAAGGCGGCTTCATCAACATCGCGGCGAACGCCAAGGACAATAATCACGCGCGGCGCGCCATTCCCGCGACCGGCGCCTTCTACTATCCGCTTGCCAACGGCCAGCCGGACCCGCGCGAAAATCGCGACAAAACGGTGTTTACCGGCGGCCTTCCCGATCTGCGCGCGCTGACCCTGCTCTATAATGCGGAAGTGCCGTTGTCCGCCGGGGCGACCTTCTATTCCTCCTCCACATGGTCCACGCGCGAGGCGACCATCGGCCAGAATTTCCGCCGTCCTAACTCCACCAACGCGGTGCTGTCGATCTTCCCCGACGGCTACGCGCCCAACTACACGCTGGACGAGAAGGATTTTCAGGTCCTGGCCGGCATCAAGGGGGAAAGTGGCGGTTGGACCTGGGATCTGTCGAGCACCTATGGCGAGAACCGCACTCGGAACGGATCGACCGACAGCCTGAACGCCTCGCTGGGCGATGCCAGTCCGACCGAATTCTGGACATTCACGGCGAAATTCGCGCAGTGGACCAATAATGTCGATATTTCCAAGGGCATCGACATCGGCCTTGCCGAACCGCTCAAAATCTCCTTCGGCGCCGAACATCGCTATGAACGGTTCCAGACCATCGCCGGCGATCCGGAATCCTATGCCAATGGTTTCTACCGTTACCCTGCCGGCACGCCGCTCGCCGGCCGCTACGCCACTATCGGCGCTCAAGGCGCGATCGTCCTGACGCCCGAAGATGCGGCGAAGCTCAGCCGCAACAGCTATGCCGCCTATATCGACATCGGCCTCAACCCGATCCCGCGCTGGTTCGTTGCGTTGGCGGGCCGCGCCGAACATTATGACGATAGCGCGGGGGACACGGTGAACGGCAAGTTCACGACCCGGTTCGACTTCACCGATAATTTCGCCTTCCGTGGCACCGTGAGCAATGGCTTCCGCGCGCCAGCCCTCGCCCAGTCGGCATTTGCCCAGACGTCCAACCAATATACCACCGTCAACGGCGTACAGACATTCATCACCGCCAAATCGGTGCGGCCGGGCACGGCGATCGGCGATGCGCTGGGCGCAAAAGCGCTGACGCCTGAAAAATCCTTCAATCTTTCCGCGGGCTTTACCTACAAGCTCGGCACCCGCCTCAACCTGTCGATCGACGCCTATCAGATCAAGCTGGACGACCGCATCGCCCAGACCGGCTATCTGACCGGGGCAGGTGTCAGCGCGATCCTGGTCGCCAACGGCTTCGACCCCAATTATTCGGTCCGCTACTTCGCCAACGCCATCGACACCCGCACGCGCGGCGTGGAAGCGGTGCTGAACTATCTCCAGCCGCTGGGGACGGACAAATCGCTGCGGCTGACGGCCGGCTATAATTATAACAAGACGAAGATTACCCGCGTCGCCGACAATCCGCAGGCACTGGCCGCGCTCAACCTGACGCTGTTCGACCGGCAGGCGCAGGGCTATATCGACCGCAATCTGCCGCGTACCAAGCTGATCCTGGGACAGGATCTGACCCTGGGCAATTTGAAACTCAACCTGCGCGAAACCCGCTACGGCAAGGTCGCCTTCCTCGGCACCACGGCAGCGACCGACCAATTCTACGGCGCGAAATGGATCGCCGACATCGACCTGTCCTTCCAGGCGACGAAGAACATCAACGTCGCGATCGGCGCGAACAATTTCTTCGACACCTATCCGGACAAGAATACGCTGCCGGACACCAACGGCTTCCCCCCCTATCCCGCGCAGTCCCCCTTCGGCTTCTATGGCGGCTATTATTATGGCCGCCTGTCTTTCAGTTTCTGA
- a CDS encoding membrane dipeptidase: MMKSLGTWFYAGLTITLIAASPAMAAADVTALHAAALPLDAHVDIPDDFNPARADRSGQGQFDLAQAATGGLRGAVLAIFAPQEAETTATLGQARAIADRKYAAIAGIAKAFPAQADIALTPADYGRITAAGKFAIVEAIVNGGAFVAGPEDIDPWVARGVRVFGFVHAGHNRLADSSRPALVRGEGATRNGGLSDAGKAVLARLNALGVLVDVSQLSDAAFADVLLLSTAPVIASHSDLRALVDNSRNLTDAQLDQLKAKGGVIAINAFSAYLRPRDPAFAAKIAALQGEYGLTGDAKPVLPPEKAAEYDRRYHALRATEPRANVKDLVNAVDYAVKRVGIDHVALSSDFNHGGGIDGWQDEGQARAVTKELAQHGYDEAAIAKLWSSNFLRVWGEAQAIATRH, from the coding sequence ATGATGAAATCTCTGGGGACATGGTTCTATGCCGGGCTGACGATCACCCTGATCGCGGCGAGTCCGGCCATGGCGGCAGCGGACGTGACCGCTCTCCATGCTGCAGCGCTGCCGCTGGATGCGCATGTCGACATTCCCGATGATTTCAATCCGGCGCGGGCCGACAGAAGCGGTCAGGGGCAGTTCGACCTGGCGCAGGCGGCCACCGGCGGATTGCGGGGCGCGGTGCTGGCCATCTTCGCGCCGCAGGAAGCGGAAACGACTGCAACGCTTGGTCAGGCGCGTGCGATCGCCGATCGCAAATATGCGGCAATCGCGGGTATCGCCAAAGCCTTTCCGGCTCAGGCGGACATCGCGCTGACGCCCGCCGATTATGGCCGCATCACCGCCGCCGGCAAATTCGCCATTGTCGAAGCCATCGTGAACGGCGGCGCTTTTGTAGCGGGGCCGGAGGACATCGATCCCTGGGTCGCACGCGGCGTCCGGGTCTTCGGCTTCGTCCATGCTGGCCATAACCGCCTTGCCGACAGTTCCCGCCCCGCATTGGTACGGGGTGAAGGGGCCACGCGTAATGGCGGCCTGTCCGACGCGGGCAAGGCTGTTCTGGCGCGGCTCAACGCTCTGGGCGTGCTCGTCGATGTGTCACAGCTCAGCGATGCGGCTTTCGCTGACGTGCTTTTGCTCAGCACCGCGCCGGTCATCGCCAGCCATTCGGATTTACGCGCGCTGGTCGACAACAGCCGCAATCTGACCGATGCGCAACTCGATCAACTGAAGGCGAAAGGCGGCGTGATCGCGATCAACGCATTCAGCGCGTATCTCCGTCCACGCGATCCCGCCTTCGCGGCCAAGATTGCCGCGTTACAGGGCGAATATGGCCTGACGGGGGATGCAAAGCCGGTCCTGCCGCCCGAAAAGGCAGCAGAATATGACCGGCGTTATCACGCCTTGCGCGCCACCGAACCGCGCGCGAACGTCAAGGATCTTGTCAACGCCGTCGACTATGCCGTGAAGCGCGTCGGCATCGATCATGTCGCGCTGTCGAGTGACTTCAACCATGGCGGCGGCATCGATGGCTGGCAGGATGAAGGACAGGCGCGCGCTGTCACCAAGGAATTGGCGCAGCACGGCTATGACGAAGCAGCTATAGCCAAGCTGTGGAGCAGCAATTTCCTTCGCGTTTGGGGAGAAGCCCAGGCGATCGCGACACGGCATTAA